Proteins from a single region of Chitinibacter bivalviorum:
- the mog gene encoding molybdopterin adenylyltransferase: MNEVLKIGLVSISDRASSGIYEDKGIPALQEWLTQALASPFEIVTRLIADEQPQIEATLIELVDREKCHLVLTTGGTGPAKRDVTPDATLAIADREMPGFGEQMRQISLHYVPTAILSRQVGVIRGSCLILNLPGQPKSIKETLEGVKDQDGKVLVHGIFASVPYCIQLLEGPYIETHATIVSAFRPKSAIRQSIE; encoded by the coding sequence ATGAATGAAGTTTTAAAAATCGGCTTGGTTTCCATTTCTGACCGCGCTAGCAGCGGTATTTACGAAGACAAAGGCATTCCAGCTTTACAAGAATGGCTTACCCAAGCGCTGGCCAGCCCGTTTGAAATCGTTACTCGCTTGATTGCGGATGAACAACCACAGATTGAGGCCACGCTCATCGAGCTGGTCGATCGCGAAAAATGCCATCTAGTGCTCACAACTGGTGGCACAGGTCCAGCCAAACGCGATGTAACGCCCGACGCGACACTGGCGATTGCTGATCGTGAAATGCCTGGCTTTGGTGAGCAAATGCGCCAAATTAGCCTGCATTACGTGCCTACGGCCATTTTATCGCGCCAAGTGGGCGTAATACGTGGCAGCTGCCTGATTTTAAACCTGCCTGGCCAACCCAAATCGATCAAAGAAACCCTAGAAGGCGTGAAAGATCAAGACGGTAAGGTGCTAGTGCATGGGATTTTTGCATCAGTGCCCTACTGCATTCAGCTACTTGAAGGGCCATATATTGAAACACACGCGACTATCGTCAGTGCTTTCCGCCCGAAAAGCGCAATTCGTCAATCCATTGAGTAG
- the yjgA gene encoding ribosome biogenesis factor YjgA, producing the protein MAHKDHDDEIEGVSKSQLKREATALQELGATLMTYSAKQLAPLNLPEKLMDALSEGRRITANGATARHKQYIGKLMRDVDAAPIYAFLDALNGDSDKHTAWLHQVERLREKMLADTKVVEQFIADYPDVDIQHLRQLIRNAIKERQAQESGKHMPPKAFRELFQLIKSHIKEPALPSLTDGEAEEDSEE; encoded by the coding sequence ATGGCCCATAAAGATCACGACGACGAAATCGAAGGCGTCAGCAAATCCCAGCTTAAACGCGAAGCAACTGCACTGCAGGAGCTCGGTGCCACGCTGATGACGTACAGCGCGAAACAACTCGCGCCGCTCAACCTGCCTGAAAAGCTAATGGACGCGCTGAGCGAAGGCCGTCGCATTACTGCCAATGGCGCGACAGCTCGCCACAAACAATATATCGGCAAACTGATGCGCGATGTAGATGCGGCACCAATTTATGCTTTTTTAGACGCACTCAATGGCGATTCGGACAAGCACACAGCTTGGCTGCACCAAGTTGAGCGTTTACGCGAAAAAATGCTGGCCGACACCAAAGTCGTCGAGCAATTTATCGCCGACTATCCCGATGTGGATATTCAACACCTGCGTCAATTGATTCGCAATGCAATTAAAGAGCGTCAAGCACAAGAAAGTGGCAAACACATGCCACCCAAAGCATTCCGTGAATTGTTCCAATTGATCAAGTCACACATCAAAGAGCCAGCACTGCCAAGCCTGACCGATGGCGAAGCAGAAGAGGACAGCGAAGAATGA
- a CDS encoding DNA-3-methyladenine glycosylase family protein: MSAPLERPDYWTQAITELAAADPVMARLIALYPDVNLRTRGDAFHTLARSIVGQQISVKAADSVWNKLATFLGDVTSRAVLGSSVDKLRACGLSQRKVEYLSDLARHHHEGRLDPSAWHDWDDEAVIKELVSIRGIGRWTAEMFLIFYLARPDVLPLDDIGLIRGIALHYHQDERKSKAELRELATLWQPWSSVATWYLWRSLDPVPVEY; the protein is encoded by the coding sequence ATGAGTGCGCCCTTAGAACGCCCAGACTATTGGACGCAAGCCATTACTGAATTGGCTGCGGCTGATCCAGTGATGGCGCGCTTGATTGCGCTCTATCCCGACGTCAATTTGCGAACGCGCGGCGATGCCTTTCATACGCTGGCGCGCTCAATCGTGGGGCAGCAGATTTCGGTGAAAGCCGCCGATTCGGTGTGGAATAAGCTGGCGACGTTTTTGGGCGATGTGACTAGCCGCGCAGTGCTCGGCTCAAGTGTTGACAAATTGCGTGCATGTGGCCTTTCGCAGCGTAAAGTCGAATACCTCAGCGATCTGGCTCGTCACCATCATGAAGGTCGATTAGACCCGAGCGCTTGGCACGATTGGGATGATGAGGCGGTCATTAAAGAGCTGGTCTCGATTCGAGGTATCGGTCGCTGGACGGCCGAAATGTTTTTGATTTTTTATCTGGCGCGCCCCGATGTATTGCCGCTCGACGATATCGGCCTGATCCGAGGAATTGCGTTGCATTACCATCAGGACGAACGCAAATCCAAAGCTGAACTGCGCGAGCTGGCAACCCTTTGGCAACCGTGGAGCTCAGTGGCGACGTGGTATTTATGGCGCAGCCTTGATCCAGTGCCGGTCGAGTATTAA
- the pmbA gene encoding metalloprotease PmbA codes for MSEFSFSETTLREMAAQVLDMAKQQGATACDVEVSEGSGQNVSVRLDEVETIEYNRDKGVSVTVYLGQQKGHASSSDFSPAALADTVKAALAIAKYTAADEFAGTADPKRLCTVFPDLDLYHPWDLSVEAAIELARECEQAAMAVDERIDNSDGATVSTSASRWVYGNSQGFIGAGTSTRYSISAAVIGEDESGMQRDYWYTAARAPSDLEGAAAVGRRAGERTVRRLGARRLKTGEYPVLFEASVAGSLIGHWINAVSGSSLYRKSSFLVDSLGQPVFAPCVTITEDPFTPRGFASGAFDAEGVATAARTVVEKGVQQGYFLGSYSARKLGMDTTGNAGGPHNLFVAPTDVASSLLAKMGTGLLVTELLGHGINMVTGDYSRGAAGFWVENGIIQYPVEEITIAGNLRDMYQRIVAIGDDALASSSRKVGAILIERMTVAGDSASGDLV; via the coding sequence GTGTCTGAATTCAGTTTTAGTGAAACCACTTTGCGTGAAATGGCTGCTCAAGTGCTGGATATGGCCAAGCAGCAAGGCGCAACGGCGTGTGATGTCGAGGTTTCCGAAGGTTCTGGGCAAAATGTCTCGGTGCGGCTCGATGAAGTCGAAACGATTGAATACAACCGCGATAAAGGCGTCAGCGTTACCGTTTATCTCGGTCAGCAAAAAGGCCATGCCAGCAGTAGTGATTTTTCACCTGCGGCGCTCGCTGATACGGTCAAAGCCGCGCTGGCGATTGCCAAATACACCGCTGCGGATGAATTTGCCGGCACAGCCGATCCAAAACGCCTGTGTACCGTGTTTCCGGATTTGGATTTGTATCACCCCTGGGATTTATCAGTTGAAGCGGCAATTGAATTGGCTCGCGAATGCGAGCAGGCAGCCATGGCCGTCGATGAGCGGATTGATAATTCCGATGGCGCAACCGTCTCAACTTCAGCATCGCGCTGGGTATATGGCAATTCACAAGGATTTATCGGCGCGGGTACAAGTACGCGCTACAGTATTTCTGCCGCGGTGATCGGTGAAGACGAAAGCGGCATGCAGCGCGATTACTGGTACACCGCTGCGCGAGCACCCTCCGATTTGGAAGGTGCGGCAGCCGTGGGTCGCCGGGCTGGCGAGCGCACGGTGCGTCGCCTCGGTGCGCGCCGTTTGAAAACGGGTGAATACCCTGTCTTGTTTGAAGCATCAGTAGCGGGCTCGCTGATTGGTCACTGGATCAACGCCGTATCGGGTAGCAGCTTGTACCGTAAATCGAGCTTCCTGGTCGATAGTCTCGGTCAGCCAGTCTTTGCGCCTTGTGTCACGATTACTGAAGATCCATTTACGCCACGTGGTTTTGCCAGCGGCGCATTTGACGCCGAAGGCGTGGCAACCGCCGCGCGTACTGTGGTTGAAAAGGGTGTTCAGCAGGGGTATTTCCTTGGAAGCTATTCTGCACGAAAGCTAGGGATGGATACCACGGGTAATGCTGGTGGCCCACATAATCTATTTGTTGCGCCGACCGATGTGGCTTCCAGCTTGCTCGCCAAAATGGGGACGGGTTTGCTCGTGACTGAATTGCTCGGTCATGGCATCAATATGGTAACTGGCGACTACTCGCGCGGCGCGGCAGGTTTCTGGGTTGAGAATGGCATCATTCAATATCCAGTCGAAGAAATCACCATCGCCGGCAATTTGCGCGATATGTACCAGCGCATTGTTGCGATTGGCGATGACGCTTTGGCCTCCAGCAGCCGCAAGGTCGGCGCGATTCTGATTGAGCGCATGACCGTAGCCGGTGATTCGGCTTCTGGCGATTTGGTCTGA
- a CDS encoding alpha/beta hydrolase translates to MSSNLLPCVEIETGSNPTAAVIWLHGLGADGNDFAPIVPELGLPENLAIRFIFPHAPTMPITCNNGYVMRAWYDIVHFDQISRQADVAGVKASIEYVRDLIADQNAKGIPTDRIILAGFSQGGAIAYTAGLTHPAPLAGIVCLSTYLPAEELLTSDSIATNKATPLLAAHGSHDPVVGISLGEKAKNYVANLGVNVSWQTYPIQHSVCLPEIQLIGQFIRQQLG, encoded by the coding sequence ATGAGCAGCAATTTACTTCCTTGCGTAGAAATCGAAACGGGTAGTAACCCTACAGCAGCAGTGATTTGGCTGCATGGACTGGGCGCAGATGGCAATGACTTTGCGCCTATCGTGCCTGAGTTGGGCTTACCAGAGAACTTGGCGATCCGCTTTATTTTTCCGCATGCTCCTACCATGCCAATCACTTGCAATAATGGCTATGTAATGCGGGCTTGGTATGACATCGTGCATTTTGATCAAATTAGTCGCCAGGCTGATGTTGCAGGTGTTAAGGCCAGTATTGAATATGTGCGTGATTTAATCGCCGATCAAAACGCCAAAGGTATACCTACCGACCGTATCATTCTGGCAGGCTTTTCCCAAGGTGGTGCCATTGCCTATACCGCCGGTTTAACCCATCCAGCGCCACTGGCAGGCATTGTGTGCCTTTCGACCTATTTACCTGCGGAAGAGTTATTAACGAGCGACAGCATCGCCACAAATAAAGCAACGCCCTTATTAGCCGCGCACGGCAGCCATGATCCAGTGGTAGGAATTAGCCTAGGCGAAAAAGCGAAGAATTATGTTGCAAATCTTGGGGTCAACGTTTCATGGCAGACTTACCCAATCCAGCACTCTGTATGCCTGCCTGAAATACAGTTAATTGGGCAATTTATCCGTCAGCAGCTTGGCTAA
- a CDS encoding HAD-IA family hydrolase, translating to MSIAVKGLLFDMDGTLVDSRQCIEQLWRNWALRHKLDFADIQAVMHGRRGIETIQIVAPHLDAQSEVELLLAEEALTLEGTVAIAGAHELLRSLAPDQWAVVTSAPRDLALAKLAFAGLPLPTHIVGADDVSEGKPHPAPFAMGAAKLGLSADQCLAFEDASAGVRSAHAAGAAVCLVTAAGGKDDSGLTKWQINHFDQVQINSNSDSIDVSIKSNE from the coding sequence ATGAGCATTGCCGTAAAGGGCCTGTTGTTTGACATGGATGGTACTTTGGTCGATTCGCGCCAGTGTATTGAACAACTGTGGCGCAACTGGGCCCTGCGGCATAAGCTTGATTTTGCTGACATTCAAGCCGTGATGCACGGCCGTCGTGGCATTGAAACAATCCAAATCGTCGCCCCGCATCTGGATGCGCAATCTGAGGTCGAGCTACTGCTGGCCGAAGAAGCGCTGACCTTGGAAGGCACCGTCGCGATCGCAGGCGCACACGAGTTGCTGCGCAGTTTAGCGCCAGACCAATGGGCCGTAGTGACCTCTGCACCGCGTGATCTGGCCTTGGCCAAGCTGGCTTTTGCTGGTTTACCGCTGCCGACCCACATTGTTGGCGCGGATGATGTTAGCGAAGGTAAACCTCACCCTGCCCCGTTTGCCATGGGCGCAGCAAAACTGGGCCTGAGTGCCGATCAATGTTTGGCCTTTGAAGATGCCAGTGCGGGTGTACGCTCCGCCCATGCCGCAGGTGCTGCGGTATGTTTAGTGACTGCTGCTGGCGGCAAAGACGATAGCGGACTGACGAAGTGGCAAATTAATCACTTTGATCAAGTTCAAATTAATAGCAATTCAGACTCAATCGATGTGAGTATTAAATCGAATGAATGA
- a CDS encoding dihydroorotate oxidase, translating to MADLTTQFLDLPVKNPVMNAAGVWCSVASQLEALAESAAGAMVTKSCTLQPRDGNPEPRYRVLDGDKPFGSINSMGLPNEGFAYYLRYAQRHDYEEKPLFVSLSGLTLDDNLTMIDSLKDAVTPAILEVNLSCPNVPGKSQIGYDFESMDTLLAEVSSGYQRPFGVKLPPYFDMAHFDEAAEILNRYPLVAFVTCINSIGNALVIDLASETTLIKPKDGFGGLGGDYVLPTALANVNAFYRRCPNKTIIGCGGIKSGREAFMHILAGATLVQIGTSLYEEGPGIFQRVLDELSAIMDEKGYATTEEFRGKLKTL from the coding sequence ATGGCGGACTTGACCACCCAATTTCTGGACCTGCCAGTCAAAAACCCCGTAATGAATGCTGCGGGCGTTTGGTGCAGTGTTGCCTCACAACTTGAAGCCTTGGCCGAATCCGCCGCAGGCGCCATGGTCACTAAAAGCTGCACGCTACAACCGCGCGACGGCAATCCCGAGCCACGCTACCGTGTGCTCGATGGCGACAAGCCTTTTGGCAGCATCAACTCGATGGGCCTGCCCAATGAAGGTTTTGCCTACTATTTGCGTTATGCACAGCGCCATGATTACGAAGAAAAGCCACTATTTGTATCGCTATCGGGCCTGACGCTGGACGACAATCTCACGATGATCGACAGTCTGAAAGATGCGGTGACGCCTGCAATTTTGGAAGTGAACTTATCGTGCCCCAATGTACCCGGCAAATCGCAAATTGGTTACGACTTTGAATCGATGGATACGCTGTTGGCCGAAGTCTCTTCAGGCTATCAGCGACCATTTGGCGTGAAATTGCCGCCCTATTTCGATATGGCGCATTTTGACGAAGCCGCTGAAATTCTCAATCGTTACCCGCTGGTGGCTTTTGTCACCTGCATTAACTCCATCGGCAATGCGCTCGTCATTGATCTGGCCAGCGAAACTACGCTGATCAAACCCAAAGACGGCTTTGGTGGCCTCGGTGGTGATTATGTCTTGCCAACAGCGCTGGCCAATGTGAACGCCTTCTATCGTCGTTGCCCGAATAAAACCATTATTGGCTGCGGCGGCATTAAATCGGGCCGGGAAGCATTTATGCATATCTTGGCAGGCGCTACCCTCGTGCAGATCGGCACTAGTCTGTATGAAGAAGGCCCAGGCATTTTCCAACGCGTATTGGATGAATTGAGCGCGATCATGGATGAAAAAGGCTACGCCACTACGGAAGAATTCCGTGGCAAATTGAAAACGCTTTAA